In Cryptococcus neoformans var. grubii H99 chromosome 9, complete sequence, a genomic segment contains:
- a CDS encoding phosphatidylinositol 4-kinase: MDSLDEPLHLHILTSLASSYAAHPSNSDEQPINALTVGLPQTALSTSAGLDLLGSDEEDDEWTELEINHAISYAHYVYSLPITSANLASSVGKLKKLLWGLIRQGTIVVDPAASPASSSSARANVGLAGSVGQAQLCQDLIKAMIWAGWSSEDARSDVGETLVRLGQQIADLCASNAQTTFPLVLLNSVHSVITHCPLPPFPTSIIARLVSTFLPISSPKFLVKLVRQSSSAASTPHFRLPKNSPFLAQYPSSPVAVVMLVTEAITALLGNSLFSQPDIDEVQKAFVKHSDQMNSSFLPNPEPPGSRPVLEHQISQLVSFPVEGHSLSLTSEGRAVLAEVDRMSLRWWSDLMGSAYIDTERELPGKRGNLFAHGRNEPEEEVDLTVAVLHLMNMIVLRQPDGDKTQLARLKMLLSESSTITDARVLEAAFTCTTILVRNNPSLGTPMTHHIRRLLMTPLPAFEGEIAGLGGDVPPAVVAAGKCLSVCIEMSADDDLTSSTLYSLLNTLSHGQGNSGSAGVNSIRSLPLHHQGGEADTYTLKTTLTGGKGSEEQKRLVAAAAVQVVSRLALELGKDDILHLSLAMLLQRLRGVDITTEATIVANLVPLALASSNADLVEVYRAFSQIARSSHPEDPRRSSNAILAALTTLAKGMYKRLDCADGYLVELLTLFADKGTQTQMISMAAHAYDSKDREQLAQLRTEGNTRVAEMKSWLSALLIPISTLLSHPHYHPDEAASPELVTHFRNLWFTLVVFGLSGNVGKNNLNEHEWEALGVIAEKTPVLVLESSNDFVESELEYNSTLRKDFAASIQHRQSTALNEYLPQQRQSYDTRNLSTPQITFLMAVHDLEEMRTLRHRPSVVLQYFCNVSLNTSSLIGCLDAIVQKVSKSFLRQLYHQAITHSLPPIISKEVCKILIACTHRMSKVREKALAYARLILETFSALLCDKEVVFTLLEILTLMRRACETQYTDEYSPVYEFSSDRMDLTLHLTDDYAVRNEIITQLHTVTCTWLTLAISRAPIEVQSILQSYLNEARDVLLIDSVEMGAGLALHFSKAISRLDRQETIMPNIGGWPSDSSNLVASQFASKNYHTGELSGARLVLSYGLSDLQKGSPTESSQAELVAFKSQMAQAVSNIRINSKSLDVPEIRRLLLRGVSVLVASRRMDRDILHYLVELPMVAFTPLAIAAGVDAWTWLLRQRPEAEVAIVGAITAGWMQTIIEKKGFFNNSMNYQDPFERPVEYSPSDKKVTDLELAKARRLLRPHTLLVQVLSSQFHAIKYRERAMTISLIRLMMRSLEAHREMSTHPLAREVRFSFLLLGFQILSSSRMEALLELRLRDNLYKAAFSWFSVRPQWSYGSDRIQVGAEIKLLQDFLSAVANDGIRAEHYTSSMADRTPAFLIPGASSIQEYLVQHKDRVRLLQLLVENEISRLAVWSNPVNEHGRTSAPAVGSLERSTSTADWTRLLQMAWKLNPAMAVQMGERFKIAPLQAEITHLVKSDPKAVQDVAEALHFLLGDKLEQDAKAALKWLPVWAAVPPVTAIVYFQPRYGNHPLILQYAMRVLEQHPVELTFFFVPQVVQALRADGLGYVERFIFETSKISQLFCHQIIWNMKANTYRDDDASQPDPMKPLLDRMIDMIVHGLSGKAKAFYDLEFDFFDEVTSISGKLKPFIKKSKPEKKAKIDEEMAKIKLSVGVYLPSNPDGVVVDLDRKSGRPLQSHAKAPFMATFKVQKEKLDLPSNQSIENADEAKTVKTKYDVWQAAIFKVGDDCRQDVLALQIIAMFKNVFTSIGLTLYLYPYRVTATAPGCGVIDVVPNATSRDEMGRAKINDLFSYFVDKYGGVDTASFQKARLNFIQSMAAYSVACYILQIKDRHNGNIMIDGEGHIVHIDFGFLFDIGPGGMKFEPSSFKLNHEMVALMGGRDSQGYKMFTELTVKAFLAIRPHADQLIDAVHLMLGTALPSFKGEGTITRLRNRFQLQLGERQAAEFMMGVIRNAHENMRSNVYDGFQKMQNGIPY; encoded by the exons ATGGACTC CCTTGATGAGCCGCTCCATCTTCACATCCTCACTTCCCTTGCTTCCAGCTACGCTGCACACCCTTCAAACTCCGATGAACAACCCATAAACGCACTCACGGTCGGTCTTCCACAGACCGCGCTCTCCACATCGGCTGGCCTAGACCTTCTGGGAtcagacgaagaagacgatgaatGG ACCGAGTTGGAGATAAATCATGCGATATCTTATGCCCATTATGTCTACTCGCTCCCCATCACGTCTGCGAACCTTGCATCTTCGGTTGGGAAATTGAAAAAGCTTCTGTGGGGACTCATTCGACAAGGAACAATAGTAGTCGATCCCGCAGCTTCTCCGGCGTCATCGTCAAGTGCCCGAGCGAACGTCGGCCTTGCGGGTTCGGTAGGGCAAGCGCAACTCTGCCAAGACCTTATCAAAGCTATGATTTGGGCCGGCTGGAGCAGTGAGGATGCTAGGTCTGATGTAGGGGAAACATTGGTGAGACTTGGGCAGCAGATTGCAGATTTGTGCGCGTCAAATGCGCAAACCA CCTTTCCCTTGGTTCTTCTCAACTCGGTCCATTCGGTGATCACCCATTGTCCCCTTCCTCCGTTCCCAACATCCATCATTGCTCGATTGGTATCCACTTTCCTCCCCATTTCATCCCCGAAATTCCTTGTGAAACTCGTCAGGCAATCGTCATCAGCTGCCTCAACCCCTCATTTTCGTTTGCCTAAGAATAGCCCATTTTTAGCTCAGTACCCGAGTTCTCCAGTTGCGGTGGTTATGCTTGTCACAGAGGCAATAACTGCTCTCTTGGGTAActccctcttttcccaGCCTGACATTGATGAAGTCCAAAAGGCTTTTGTGAAACACTCTGATCAAATGAATTCCTCGTTCCTCCCTAATCCGGAACCTCCTGGCTCAAGGCCTGTATTGGAACATCAAATTAGCCAACTTGTGTCATTCCCAGTGGAAGGTCACAGCTTATCTTTGACATCGGAAGGCCGAGCGGTACTTGCGGAGGTGGATAGGATGAGTTTGCGATGGTGGAGTGATTTGATGGGATCAGCGTACATTGATACAGAAAGAGAGCTTCCTGGGAAGAGGGGTAATCTGTTCGCTCATGGGAGAAATGAGCcggaggaagaagtagaTTTGACTGTTGCTGTCCTT CACCTGATGAACATGATCGTCTTGCGTCAGCCAGATGGAGACAAAACTCAGCTTGCCAGGCTTAAAATGTTGCTCTCAGAGAGTTCTACAATCACGGATGCCAGAGTTCTCGAGGCTGCCTTCACTTGCACCACCATCCTTGTCAGGAA CAATCCTTCTCTTGGGACCCCAATGACTCACCATATCCGTCGTCTATTGATGACCCCTCTGCCAGCGTTCGAGGGGGAGATCGCGGGGCTGGGCGGAGATGTGCCCCCTGCTGTAGTGGCAGCAGGAAAGTGTCTGTCCGTTTGCATTGAG ATGTCCGCCGACGATGACCTTACCTCGTCTACCCTTTATTCCCTTCTTAATACACTCAGCCATGGGCAAGGAAATTCTGGTTCGGCAGGCGTCAACTCCATCcgttctcttcccttgcaTCATCAAGGCGGAGAAGCTGATACGTACACTTTGAAGACCACTCTCACAGGCGGGAAAGGTTCAGAGGAGCAAAAAAGACTTGTAGCGGCCGCCGCGGTTCAGGTTGTCAGTCGACTGGCGTTGGAGCTAGGGAAGGACGAT ATATTGCATCTCAGTTTAGCTATGTTGCTACAGCGGCTCCGGGGCGTCGACATCACCACAGAAGCAACTATTGTTGCCAATCTTGTACCCCTTGCACTTGCCAGCTCCAACGCAGACCTCGTCGAAGTCTACCGCGCCTTTTCCCAAATCGCTCGCTCCTCTCATCCTGAAGATCCGCGCAGATCGTCCAACGCCATCCTCGCCGCATTGACCACGCTAGCGAAAGGCATGTACAAGAGGCTCGACTGCGCAGATGGGTATCTGGTCGAACTCCTTACGCTCTTTGCCGACAAGGGTACTCAAACCCAGATGATATCCATGGCTGCTCACGCATACGATTCTAAAGACCGAGAACAGCTCGCCCAACTCCGTACGGAAGGAAACACTAGAGTTGCGGAAATGAAGTCTTGGCTTTCGGCTCTTCTTATCCCCATTTCAACTCTCTTATCCCATCCTCATTATCATCCCGATGAAGCAGCAAGTCCCGAGCTGGTAACACATTTCAGAAACCTTTGGTTTACTTTGGTGGTCTTCGGGCTTAGCGGGAATGTTGGAAAGAATAATTTGAATGAGCACGAATGGGAAGCGCTCGGGGTCATCGCAGAAAAGACACCAGTCTTGGTATTGGAAAGCTCAAATGACTTTGTGGAGAGTGAGTTGGAGTATAATTCGACATTGAGAAAGGACTTTGCTGCATCT ATTCAACATCGGCAGTCTACAGCTTTGAACGAATACTTACCTCAACAGCGCCAAAGCTATGATACGCGCAACTTGAGCACGCCTCAGATCACTTTCCTCATGGCGGTGCATGACCTCGAAGAAATGAGGACGCTCCGGCACCGACCTTCTGTCGTCTTGCAATATTTTTGCAACGTCAGTCTGAACACAAGCTCGTTGATCGGATGCCTGGACGCGATTGTGCAAAAA GTTTCCAAAAGCTTCCTGAGACAACTTTACCACCAAGCCATCACCCATTCGCTCCCTCCCATAATCAGCAAGGAGGTTTGTAAAATTCTTATAGCTTGCACGCATCGCATGAGCAAAGTCCGTGAAAAGGCGTTGGCATACGCTCGTCTGATCTTGGAAACGTTCTCTGCGTTGTTATGCGATAAAGAGGTGGTGTTCACTTTACTGGAAATCTTGACGCTCATGAGACGCGCCTGCGAGACTCAGTACACAGACGAA TACTCCCCCGTATACGAGTTTTCTTCCGACAGGATGGATCTCACCCTTCACCTCACTGACGATTACGCTGTTCGCAATGAGATAATCACTCAACTTCACACCGTCACCTGCACTTGGCTTACTCTTGCCATATCTCGCGCACCCATCGAAGTACAATCTATCCTCCAGAGTTATCTGAACGAGGCAAGAGATGTGCTGTTGATCGACAGCGTCGAGATGGGGGCCGGATTGGCGCTGCATTTCTCGAAGGCAATATCTAGACTTGACAGACAAGAGA CTATCATGCCTAACATAGGTGGATGGCCTTCTGATAGTTCAAACCTGGTTGCAAGTCAGTTTGCTTCCAAAAATTACCACACTGGAGAGCTTAGTGGCGCTCGATTGGTTCTTTCTTATG GGTTAAGTGATTTACAAAAAGGGTCTCCTACCGAATCCTCACAAGCTGAGCTGGTAGCATTTAAATCCCAAATGGCTCAGGCAGTGTCAAACATACGAATCAACAGCAAATCCCTTGATGTCCCCGAGATCAGACGATTATTGCTCCGCGGGGTCTCTGTCCTTGTCGCGTCTCGCAGA ATGGATCGAGACATACTCCATTACTTGGTGGAGCTTCCCATGGTGGCATTCACGCCTTTGGCCATCGCCGCTGGTGTTGATGCTTGGACGTGGTTGCTCCGACAGCGTCCAGAAGCTGAAGTAGCTATTGTTGGTGCGATTACTGCCGGATGGATGCAGACGATCattgagaagaaaggattTTTTAACAATTCTATGAA CTACCAAGACCCCTTCGAGCGCCCAGTAGAGTATTCTCCCAGTGACAAGAAGGTAACAGACCTGGAACTCGCCAAGGCACGCCGACTTCTTCGCCCCCATACTCTTCTCGTACAAGTCTTGTCCTCTCAATTCCATGCCATCAAGTATCGCGAAAGAGCGATGACCATCTCCTTGATTAGGTTGATGATGCGATCACTGGAAGCTCACAGGGAGATGAG TACTCATCCATTGGCAAGAGAAGTCCgtttttctttcttgctTTTGGGGTTTCAAATACTTTCCAGTAGTCGGATGGAAGCCTTGCTGGAGCTTAGGCTGCGCGACAACCTTTACAAAGCAGCCTTCTCCTGGTTCTCAGTCAGGCCTCA GTGGTCGTATGGTAGCGACAGGATTCAAGTCGGGGCGGAAATCAAACTTTTGCAAGACTTTCTTTCCGCAGTAGCAAACGATGGTATCCGAGCTGAACATTACACTTCTTCGATGGCCGATCGCACTCCCGCCTTTCTCATACCTggagcttcttcaattcAAGAATATTTAGTCCAGCACAAAGATCGAGTGAGACTTCTCCAGCTTTTGGTTGAAAACGAAATTTCACGACTTGCCGTATGGAGCAACCCGGTGAATGAACACGGAAGGACTTCGGCGCCTGCTGTGGGTTCGCTTGAAAGGTCTACTTCTACA GCCGATTGGACTCGCTTGTTGCAAATGGCTTGGAAGCTTAATCCTGCCATGGCAGTCCAAATGGGAGAAAGATTTAAGATCGCTCCTCTACAGGCGGAAATCACTCATCTTGTGAAATCTGATCCCAAAGCTGTTCAAGATGTTGCTGAGGCGctccacttcctccttggCGATAAGCTTGAACAGGATGCAAAGGCAGCTCTTAAA TGGTTGCCTGTATGGGCAGCTGTACCGCCAGTCACAGCTATCGTGTATTTCCAACCCCGCTATGGTAATCATCCTCTTATTTTACAATACGCCATGCGAGTATTGGAACAGCATCCCGTTGAAttgacctttttcttcgtgCCTCAAGTCGTTCAAGCACTTCGTGCTGACGGCTTGGGATATGTGGAGAGATTCATCTTTGAGACGTCTAAGATTTCACAGCTGTTTTGCCATCAGATCATCTGGAACATGAAAGCCAACACATATAGGGATGACGATGCT AGCCAGCCGGACCCGATGAAGCCCCTTTTGGACCGCATGATAGACATGATTGTTCATGGTCTATCTGGGAAAGCCAAAGCGTTCTACGACCTTGAATTTGATTTCTTCGACGAAGTAACTTCCATATCAGGTAAACTCAAGCCATTCATTAAGAAATCGAAgccggagaagaag GCCAAGatcgatgaagagatggcaAAGATCAAACTGTCCGTGGGAGTATACTTGCCTAGCAATCCCGACGGTGTTGTCGTAGACCTTGACAGGAAGTCAGGTCGGCCTCTTCAAAGTCACGCAAAAGCACCTTTCATGGCGACATTTAAAGTCCAAAAAGAGAAGCTCGACCTACCCTCCAATCAGTCCATTGAGAATGCAGATGAGGCCAAAACCGTCAAAACCAAATACGATGTCTGGCAGGCGGCGATCTTCAAGGTGGGAGATGACTGTAGGCAGGATGTGCTAGCATTACAGATCATTGCAATGTTCAAGAATGTCTTTACATCCATTGGTCTGACGCTTTATCTGTACCCTTACCGAGTCACCGCGACTGCCCCTGGC TGCGGTGTTATCGATGTCGTCCCCAATGCTACTTCACGGGATGAGATGGGACGGGCAAAAATAAACGACTTGTTCTCT
- a CDS encoding single-stranded nucleic acid binding protein, which translates to MQSTQPVASSSSSAPVGPNADRLYVGNLSPTVDEFTLIQIFSKYGKITKLDFMFHKTGVLKGKPRGFAFIQFLNKADALKAMVKLHDRLLRGRKLVVTYASSAPPDNSMLPTKGRRAEPPKTTTLSLLKSQRKPQSTAAQIAAMEAKLASMQQRKPADENWVPGSGVGSPTEASSSTSPIPSLPSEELLGDIEGEKAAAELEREMQSELAGQRSDAAQKDEEMAEPSSKSPVLSDSSLPAVTRHKPLAEAEPVKRGFASLPKKPVF; encoded by the exons ATGCAATCCACGCAGCCGgtcgcctcctcctcctcctccgctcCCGTAGGGCCAAATGCAGACCGTCTTTACGTCGGGAATCTTTCCCCCACCGTCGACGAGTTTACCCTCATCCAGATCTTTTCAAAGTATGGCAAGATCACAAAACTCGATTTCATGTTCCACAAAACGGGGGTCCTCAAGGGAAAGCCAAGAGGGTTTGCATTCATTCAGTTCTTAAATAAAGCC GATGCCTTGAAAGCAATGGTCAAACTTCATGATCGACTTCTTCGAGGCCGTAAGCTTGTAGTCACCTACGCCAGCTCG GCGCCTCCTGACAATTCCATGTTGCCTACTAAAGGTCGCAGAGCGGAACCCCCTAAAACTACTACTCTATCGTTATTAAAGAGCCAACGTAAACCTCAATC TACCGCTGCGCAAATAGCGGCCATGGAAGCTAAGCTCGCTTCGATGCAACAACGTAAACCCGCCGACGAGAATTGGGTTCCAGGCTCAGGTGTCGGATCCCCCACCGAGGCTTCCAGTAGCACATCACCTATCCCAAGCCTACCTTCAGAGGAGCTGCTTGGAGATAttgaaggggaaaaggCAGCAGCGGAGCTCGAAAGAGAAATGCAGTCTGAGCTGGCAGGACAAAGGAGTGATGCTGCTCagaaagacgaagaaatGGCTGAGCCGTCAAGCAAATCACCTGTTTTGTCTGATAGCTCTCTCCCAGCCGTGACACGACACAAACCATTAGCGGAAGCAGAGCCAGTCAAAAGAGGTTTTGCGTCTTTACCCAAGAAACCCGTGTTCTGA
- a CDS encoding cation diffusion facilitator: protein MTDSPSRSPCKSYGVERASTSVAPGTDVIDEKDPMFLKEKIISKEDIKDLKQRRKGNKLAKFYTVQNFRIDDLLKPMRAHTSDASQEKANTALRVRIAIHASFIVNCCLAVLQLYAAISSSSLALFASYVDAECIREFATHKGDDLEKFHLASLVSVGVAFVAKLCLFLYCFAVRKSSSHVEVLWEDHRNDLCTNAFGILTSAGGAELKWWIDPMGATILGVLVLASWTGTAHRNLAHLACISAPSEFINFITYKALTFSPFITGVDNVRACHCGPEYFVEINVVLPPNIPLWEAHGITQPLQDAIEELKDVDRCFVHGEFEASNDEHRKN from the exons ATGACTGACTCTCCTTCTCGTAGCCCATGCAAATCTTACGGCGTGGAACGAGCCTCAACTTCCGTTGCGCCCGGCACGGATGTCATTGACGAGAAAGACCCTATGTTTCTCAAAGAAAAGATTATTAGTAAAGAAGATATAAAAGACCTCAAGCA ACGTCGAAAGGGCAATAAACTTGCAAAGTTCTATACCGTGCAAAATTTTAGAATTGACGATCTTCTCAAGCCTATGAGAGCACATACGTCAGATGCCTCCCAAGAAAAAGCGAATACAGCTCTTCGTGTCAGAATTGCCATTCATGCGTCGTTCATTGTCAACTGCTGTCTGGCTGTTTTGCAGCTATATGCTGCCATAAGCAGCAGTAGTTTGGCATTGTTTGCCAGCTATGTAGATGCTG AATGTATCAGGGAGTTTGCTACTCACAAAGGTGATGATCTTGAGAAATTCCATCTCGCCTCTCTGGTCTCGGTCGGTGTTGCCTTTG TGGCTAAATTGTGCTTGTTTCTATACTGTTTCGCAGTCCGCAAGTCTTCTTCACACGTAGAAGTTTTATGGGAAGACCATCGTAACGACCTGTGCAC CAACGCTTTCGGAATCCTTACCTCTGCCGGTGGAGCAGAACTCAAGTGGTGG ATTGATCCGATGGGGGCAACCATTTTGGGAGTGCTTGTGCTTGCGTCTTGGACTGGCACTGCTCATC GTAATCTTGCCCATCTCGCATGCATTTCGGCCCCTTCAGAATTCATCAACTTTATCACGTACAAAGCACTGACTTTCTCCCCTTTCATCACTGGAGTCGACAACGTTCGTGCTTGTCACTGCGGTCCAGAATACTTTGTTGAGATCAATGTCGTCTTACCTCCCAACATTCCACTGTGGGAGGCTCATGGAATTACTCAGCCCTTGCAGGACGCAATTGAGGAGCTGAAGGATGTAGATAGATGTTTTGTGCACGGAGAGTTTGAGGCTTCCAACGAC GAGCACCGAAAGAATTAA
- a CDS encoding cation diffusion facilitator 1, with protein MNITAIATEIIDSNPACPRDDLELVAISSVVGREAGEKDPYRLRKKMIGEDEIKDLRQRKTGGNKLASFYESQNERINDLLKPMSAHSAEAAQDAKNNALKVKIAINASLIANTALAILQLYAAISSMSLALFASCIDAVFDPFANLILWLAHRRSDRANENKWPVRGSRFETIGNIVYGSIMGGVNVILVVESIQEFVTHTGNDLNKFHLASIVSVAVAFGIKFCLFLYCLAIRKSSSQVQVLWEDHRNDLLTNGFSILTAAGGAKLRWWIDPMGATIIALIIITVWTRTVYEQFTFLAGITAPPDFINLVTYKAMTFSPSITSVDTVRAYHSGPQYFVEVDIVLPPNMPLWEAHDIAQDLQDQIEKLKDVDRCFVHVDHEISHEPEHRKKV; from the exons ATGAACATTACCGCCATAGCGACCGAAATCATTGACTCTAATCCCGCTTGCCCTCGAGATGATCTTGAGTTGGTGGCGATTTCCTCCGTTGTGGGCCGCGAAGCTGGCGAAAAAGATCCGTACAGGCtcagaaagaagatgattggggaagatgagatcAAGGATCTTCGCCA GCGCAAAACCGGGGGCAACAAGCTTGCCAGCTTCTACGAGTCGCAGAATGAGCGCATCAATGACTTACTGAAACCCATGTCTGCTCATTCGGCTGAGGCAGCTCAAGACGCTAAAAATAATGCCCTCAAAGTGAAGATAGCTATTAATGCCTCGCTTATAGCAAACACTGCTTTGGCTATATTGCAACTCTATGCCGCCATCAGCAGTATGAGTCTAGCCCTCTTTGCCAGTTGCATTGATGCCG TAT TTGACCCCTTTGCCAATTTGATTCTTTGGCTGGCCCATCGACGGTCTGATCGGGCAAATGAGAACAAATGGCCTGTGAGGGGTTCACGCTTTGAGACCA T CGGCAACATCGTTTACGGGTCTATTATGGGCGGAGTGAACGTTATTCTTGTTGTGGAGTCCATCCAGGAGTTTGTGACTCACACAGGTAATGATTTGAACAAATTTCATTTGGCGTCTATTGTATCCGTCGCAGTTGCTTTCG GTATTAAATtttgtctcttcctctattGCTTGGCTATCCGaaaatcttcttctcaagtTCAAGTTCTATGGGAAGATCATCGAAATGACCTTTTGAC AAATGGGTTTAGTATCTTGACGGCCGCCGGAGGTGCCAAACTTCGGTGGTGG ATCGATCCGATGGGCGCAACAATCATTGCCTTGATCATCATTACTGTGTGGACTCGCACTGTGTATG AGCAATTCACATTTCTGGCAGGCATCACCGCCCCTCCGGATTTCATCAATCTTGTAACTTACAAGGCCATGACGTTCTCTCCTTCTATCACCTCTGTAGACACTGTCCGAGCCTATCATTCAGGTCCACAATATTTCGTCGAAGTGGATATTGTGTTACCCCCTAACATGCCTCTTTGGGAAGCCCACGACATCGCTCAGGATTTACAGGACCAGATCGAGAAGTTGAAGGATGTGGACAGATGCTTCGTGCACGTCGACCATGAGATTTCTCACGAGCCC GAGCATCGCAAGAAGGTATAA
- a CDS encoding exocyst complex component EXO84: MASLRRPSAAIPRGPASVQFDREARPPLPSDNKQNRMSKVGEKIKKRLSMRYGGNESFPVAPPLPGTSDFLTADPYGGLDIVTPGEDLADSPFGLYDTSDLKESIIQSSQPLDTQEHLADESIRRRGAADATLEEEWNLEELSNEKIDAQAYAKKVLTGADEEEKRRFVAALMREKQANKKELQRTVFKHYAEFVAISKEISTLENDMLELKELLGQWKDLPQLMGMEDTLAPTLDRNGNLERRRTQRNSVFDLQNLYRNQLTQLWSIVEGSQKYLPVVPGRHLVFELHGVVELNPATYKPKQNVNIFLLNDVLLIAGKRRNKGSSATGVGVEKDRDRGRMVAERCWNLVELGIVDVKDGGELVNVIKVHRGKEHCVYRTQKSDDKRALINAFRQISREANEKKRKDSEKEQERRKTMWLGDKSGNGIGNPGHPLSAVGLSMTDSKDLRWIDEYGDELTMAIAIRDWEESVKLVEKGQALSKSIESNSSAHSLLVSRLEQLVPSLVSQISHDLSSSNLRKSSSARLISLLVRLDLADHARDSFLESRKELMFKRVRSIKCDGDVSIYINELAVVIFTIIRHTSDWYMNAFKENKMASGFVTWAKQQIETFAELFKRQVDAPNISESIVNECLHVTATQNRKLLRDVGLDFTFLLSSLLRPSSNPSDHPHSVFTSLSPLPGKNLEAASYFGSSPATEGSISGAGRSSSMLRERSNSSTKNSVAPLDPPSGLRMPSV; encoded by the exons ATGGCCTCTTTACGTCGACCATCGGCAGCCATCCCTCGTGGACCGGCCTCAGTTCAATTTGATCGCGAAGCTCGTCCACCCTTACCTAGCGATAACAAACAGAACCGCATGTCAAAGGTCGGAgaaaagataaagaagcGCTTGAGTATGAG GTATGGCGGTAATGAGTCGTTTCCTGTAgctcctccacttcctgGAACGTCCGATTTTCTAACGGCTGATCCGTACGGGGGTCTCGACATTGTAACACCGGGGGAAGACTTGGCCGATTCGCCATTCGGGCTGTATGACACTTCGGATTTGAAGGAATCTATCATCCAATCGTCTCAACCCCTTGATACTCAAGAGCACCTTGCAGACGAAAGCATCCGGCGCCGTGGCGCGGCAGATGCTactttggaggaagaatggaatTTAGAAGAGCTCAGCAATGAGAAGATTGATGCGCAAGCTTATGCGAAAAAGGTTTTGACAGGCgcggacgaggaggaaaaacGAAGATTTGTGGCTGCTCTAATGAGAGAAAAACAGGCGAACAAGAAAGAGTTACAGAGGACAGTGTTTAAACA CTATGCGGAGTTTGTCGCAATATCCAAAGAAATATCTACCTTGGAGAATGATATGCTGGAACTTAAAGAGCTACTAGGGCAGTGGAAAGATCTGCCCCAATTgatgggaatggaagaTACTTTAGCACCTACCCTCGACCGTAATGGCAACT TGGAACGGCGTCGCACACAACGCAACTCTGTCTTTGACCTCCAAAACCTCTATCGTAATCAGTTAACCCAATTGTGGTCTATTGTCGAGGGTTCCCAGAAGTATCTACCCGTGGTACCTGGCCGTCACCTCGTTTTTGAGCTTCATGGTGTGGTCGAGCTCAATCCTGCCACTTACAAACCTAAACAAAATGTCAACATCTTTCTGTTGAATGATGTGCTTCTAATAGCTggcaagagaagaaacaaGGGCAGTTCAGCCACCGGTGTGGGGGTTGAGAAGGATAGAGATAGAGGTAGGATGGTTGCTGAACGGTGTTGGAACCTTGTTGAGCTGGGAATTGTCGATGTCAAGGATGGCGGTG AACTTGTTAACGTGATCAAGGTGCACCGGGGGAAAGAACATTGTGTCTATAGAACGCAGAAATCCGATGACAAAAGGGCGCTTATTAACGCCTTCAGACAAATATCTCGAGAAGCcaatgaaaagaaaagaaaggataGTGAAAAGGAGCAAGAGCGAAGAAAAACTATGTGGCTAGGCGAT AAGAGTGGGAATGGTATTGGTAATCCTGGACATCCTCTTTCGGCTGTTGGGCTATCCATGACCGACTCAAAGGATCTTCGATGGATTGATGAGTACGGCGACGAGCTAACAATGGCCATTGCCATTCGAGATTGGGAAGAATCAGTGAAATTAGTGGAAAAAG GTCAAGCTCTCTCCAAGTCCATCGAATCTAACTCCTCAGCCCATTCCCTTCTCGTATCTCGCCTCGAACAGTTAGTTCCTTCCCTCGTATCCCAGATCTCCCATgacctttcttcatcaaaccTTCGCAAATCTTCATCCGCTCGCCTTATATCGCTTCTTGTCCGACTCGACCTTGCCGATCATGCTCGGGATTCCTTCTTGGAGTCCAGAAAAGAGTTAATGTTCAAAAGGGTGCGAAGTATCAAGTGTGATGGAGATGTTAGCATCTACATCAATGAACTAGCTGTGGTGATCTTCACCATTATCAGGCATACCAGCGACTGGTACATGAACGCTTTCAAAGAGAACAAGATGGCGTCTG GCTTTGTGACTTGGGCGAAACAGCAAATTGAAACGTTTGCGGAACTATTCAAGCGTCAGGTGGATGCACCCAACATCAGTGAATCCATTGTTAATGAATGCTTGCATGTTACAGCCACGCAGAATCGAAAG TTGCTACGAGATGTAGGACTCGATTTtactttccttctctcttcccttctgcGACCTTCATCTAATCCTTCAGACCATCCACATTCCGTATTCACCTCTTTGTCTCCTTTGCCAGGGAAGAATCTAGAAGCCGCTTCATATTTTggttcttctcctgcaaCCGAGGGATCTATCTCTGGAGCTGGTCGATCTAGTTCGATGCTGCGCGAGAGAAGCAACAGTTCTACTAAGAATAGTGTTGCCCCGTTAGACCCCCCTTCCGGACTAAGAATGCCAAGTGTGTGA